In one window of Virgibacillus proomii DNA:
- a CDS encoding pyridoxal-phosphate-dependent aminotransferase family protein has product MLPDQHILRIPGPTPIPPSVTHAMAQPMIGHRGQEMKELLQTVKEKLKPIFGTKEDILIYTASGTAALETAVVNAVQPGEEVVIIVTGAFGDRFTKICDEYHIKVHKYDVTWGEAADQDRLAELLKAHPNVKAVFATFCETSTAVLNPVKELAEIVHRESNALFIVDGVSCVGGTETKMDEWGLDIVVTGSQKAMMLPAGLAFIAASERAWKVIEQNPHSRFYLDMRKYRAKLREDSTPFTPAVSLLQGLKQALALMEEEGLAAIYKRHNTMAAMTRAAFHALNIPLLTKDADASPTVTAVKPNDFSSEDLRKVLRTNFGLTIAGGQQHLKGAIFRIGHMGYCSPADVLQTISLIELGLQQIGKTIELGTGVKAAQANYLAELSLV; this is encoded by the coding sequence ATGTTACCTGATCAACATATACTTAGAATTCCAGGTCCAACACCAATCCCTCCTAGCGTCACACATGCAATGGCGCAACCGATGATTGGTCATCGCGGGCAAGAAATGAAAGAATTATTACAAACGGTTAAAGAAAAACTAAAACCAATCTTTGGTACGAAGGAAGATATTTTAATTTATACAGCTAGTGGAACTGCAGCGCTTGAGACAGCCGTAGTAAATGCTGTCCAACCTGGTGAAGAAGTGGTAATTATTGTAACTGGCGCCTTTGGAGACCGGTTTACAAAAATTTGTGATGAATATCACATTAAAGTTCATAAATACGACGTAACATGGGGTGAAGCTGCTGATCAAGATCGTTTAGCTGAACTATTAAAAGCACATCCAAATGTAAAGGCTGTATTTGCGACTTTTTGTGAAACTTCTACTGCTGTCTTAAATCCTGTAAAGGAACTAGCAGAGATTGTTCACCGCGAGTCCAATGCATTATTCATTGTTGATGGTGTTTCATGTGTCGGAGGAACGGAAACAAAAATGGATGAGTGGGGACTAGATATTGTTGTTACTGGATCACAAAAAGCAATGATGCTGCCAGCGGGACTTGCATTTATTGCTGCAAGTGAACGTGCATGGAAAGTGATAGAACAAAATCCACATTCAAGATTCTATTTAGACATGCGAAAATATCGTGCCAAACTTAGAGAGGATTCTACGCCTTTCACCCCAGCTGTTTCTTTACTGCAAGGTTTGAAACAAGCTTTAGCATTAATGGAAGAAGAAGGATTAGCAGCCATTTATAAGCGTCATAACACAATGGCAGCTATGACAAGAGCAGCATTTCATGCATTAAATATTCCTTTACTGACAAAGGATGCCGATGCTTCCCCTACTGTAACAGCAGTAAAACCGAATGATTTCTCTTCAGAAGATTTGCGCAAAGTGCTTCGAACTAACTTTGGCTTAACTATTGCAGGGGGACAGCAACATTTAAAAGGGGCTATTTTCCGCATTGGGCATATGGGTTATTGTTCACCAGCAGATGTTTTGCAAACAATCAGTTTAATTGAATTGGGCTTACAACAAATCGGCAAAACAATTGAGCTCGGTACGGGTGTTAAAGCAGCTCAAGCTAATTATCTGGCTGAGTTAAGCTTGGTTTGA
- a CDS encoding HAD-IIB family hydrolase → MNFVFDLDGTICFQGNPVSSNILNCLHALEQDVIFASARPIRDMLPVLHKRFHTYTLIGGNGSLIYKNRKLVHAHTFTNEQLGIILKLIHKHQATFLIDSDWDYAYTGPDDHPIVKNIDRGNLAKNLTVNQLTQVVKILIVTMNDYTVLLKELEVLDVTIHKHHNEQTIDISPRGINKWSALKKLGIAKNNYIAFGNDANDISMFKHAAHSVMIGNHKELAYFADEKIDCEEQVMIHKIRTLAKGDFIF, encoded by the coding sequence ATGAACTTTGTCTTTGACCTTGATGGAACTATTTGCTTTCAAGGCAATCCAGTGTCCAGCAACATTCTTAATTGCCTACATGCTTTAGAGCAGGATGTGATTTTTGCATCTGCTAGACCAATAAGAGATATGCTTCCTGTTTTACATAAACGGTTCCATACGTATACGTTAATTGGAGGAAATGGTTCGCTCATTTATAAAAATAGGAAATTAGTCCATGCACATACGTTTACAAATGAGCAGCTGGGTATTATTTTAAAATTGATTCACAAACATCAAGCAACATTTCTTATCGATAGTGATTGGGATTATGCTTATACTGGCCCCGATGATCATCCAATCGTTAAAAATATAGATCGTGGGAACTTGGCAAAAAATTTGACAGTCAATCAATTAACGCAAGTAGTGAAAATATTGATTGTTACAATGAATGATTACACAGTTCTATTAAAGGAATTAGAAGTGCTGGATGTAACGATTCATAAGCATCATAATGAGCAAACAATTGATATAAGCCCAAGAGGGATTAATAAATGGAGTGCGTTAAAAAAGCTAGGAATCGCGAAAAACAATTACATTGCATTTGGTAATGACGCAAATGATATCTCCATGTTTAAGCATGCGGCTCACTCGGTAATGATTGGTAATCATAAAGAATTAGCATATTTTGCAGATGAAAAGATCGACTGCGAAGAGCAAGTGATGATTCATAAGATTCGAACACTTGCAAAAGGGGACTTTATTTTCTGA
- the serA gene encoding phosphoglycerate dehydrogenase, whose translation MTFKVLIADPLSDDGIAPLKQADKITVDIGTDWSKEELDKRISEYDALLVRSQTQVTRNFITKAKNLKIIGRAGVGVDNIDLEAATEHGIIVVNAPNGNTNSAAEHTVAMMMALSRKIPQAYLSLKNKLWDRKKYIGTELKNKTLGIIGLGRIGSEVAYRARGQRMNIVAYDPFLTEDQAKKFGIEIGSLEEVLKKADFITIHTPLLKETRHLLNKEAFALMKTGVYIINCARGGIIDEEALYDAIEEKKVAGAALDVFEEEPFFENKLLNLPEVIATPHLGASTVEAQEIVAIDVSEDVIRFKNGDAVRNPVNLPSVTKEVLSEIEPYFHLAEKLGQFLIHLAKEPIEGINLYYSGDVAKTKIEPITRNAVKGLLTRHLGDHVNDVNALYLAEKRGITIHENKTSTTQGFTNLIRVEVSTKSDKRSVAGTLLNGLGPRIVKVDDYSVDVTPKGHLLVIHHIDQPGVIGKMGSLLATMHINIATMQVDRAKVGGNAIMVMTVDRHIEKKALEALEKLEEIHAAIAIDL comes from the coding sequence ATGACATTTAAAGTATTAATCGCAGATCCTTTAAGTGATGATGGAATTGCTCCGTTAAAACAAGCAGATAAAATAACAGTTGATATTGGAACAGACTGGTCCAAAGAAGAACTCGATAAGCGTATTTCAGAGTATGATGCGCTATTAGTTCGTAGTCAAACTCAAGTGACACGTAATTTTATTACGAAAGCCAAAAACTTAAAAATCATTGGGCGTGCCGGTGTTGGTGTAGATAATATTGATTTAGAAGCTGCAACAGAACACGGTATTATTGTTGTAAACGCTCCAAATGGAAATACAAATTCAGCAGCAGAGCACACGGTAGCCATGATGATGGCTCTGTCTCGAAAAATACCCCAAGCTTATTTGTCACTAAAAAATAAACTATGGGATAGAAAAAAATATATTGGAACCGAGTTAAAAAATAAAACGTTAGGAATTATCGGACTCGGAAGAATTGGTTCGGAAGTAGCGTATAGAGCCAGAGGACAACGTATGAACATTGTTGCATACGATCCATTTCTTACTGAAGACCAAGCTAAGAAATTTGGGATTGAAATAGGCAGCTTGGAAGAAGTATTGAAAAAAGCCGATTTCATCACCATTCATACTCCATTGCTGAAAGAAACAAGACATCTGTTAAATAAAGAAGCGTTTGCCTTAATGAAAACCGGAGTCTATATCATTAACTGTGCACGTGGTGGAATCATTGATGAAGAAGCACTGTATGATGCTATTGAGGAAAAGAAAGTAGCTGGAGCCGCACTTGACGTCTTTGAAGAAGAACCATTTTTCGAAAATAAATTATTGAATTTACCAGAAGTCATCGCTACACCACATTTAGGTGCAAGTACCGTAGAAGCTCAAGAAATTGTCGCTATTGACGTAAGTGAGGATGTCATTCGCTTTAAGAATGGGGATGCAGTGCGTAATCCTGTTAATTTACCATCTGTAACTAAAGAAGTATTAAGTGAAATTGAACCATACTTCCATTTGGCAGAAAAACTCGGTCAGTTTCTTATCCATTTGGCTAAGGAACCCATTGAAGGAATCAATCTCTATTATTCTGGCGATGTCGCCAAGACTAAAATTGAACCAATTACTCGCAATGCAGTGAAAGGACTATTAACCCGTCATCTCGGCGACCATGTTAATGATGTCAATGCGCTTTATTTAGCAGAAAAAAGAGGAATAACAATTCATGAAAATAAAACTTCTACCACTCAAGGGTTTACCAACTTAATTCGCGTCGAAGTAAGTACCAAATCAGACAAGCGAAGTGTTGCTGGCACATTACTTAACGGTTTAGGTCCACGGATTGTAAAAGTAGATGACTATAGTGTCGACGTTACACCAAAAGGTCATCTATTAGTTATTCACCATATCGACCAGCCCGGGGTCATCGGTAAAATGGGTAGTTTGCTTGCTACAATGCATATCAATATTGCAACAATGCAGGTGGATCGTGCAAAGGTTGGCGGTAATGCAATTATGGTTATGACTGTAGATCGCCACATTGAAAAGAAGGCGCTGGAAGCATTAGAAAAACTCGAAGAAATCCATGCTGCTATTGCCATCGATCTTTGA